From a single Rutidosis leptorrhynchoides isolate AG116_Rl617_1_P2 chromosome 5, CSIRO_AGI_Rlap_v1, whole genome shotgun sequence genomic region:
- the LOC139847935 gene encoding uncharacterized protein: MDAVELSYPATIVTQIMRSTGCSGGAVTSVELLGHKSELKSCSSSLHPDKDNCNVNGSRPAFWNKMSDEAIYKQADQAFLNQDTRSVPEAKQPQRKSGKTARSNVISSRRSRVAHMEASMNVTGSVDFDDLPKDLGSYSGKYNIAEKKLKTSVSGKRSDKRNGKLSKSKCDSFSVKAGLSSFSSAAGSNNILGVYGSKHDICDFGKQVDEVSLNELLDGSYKCRNSIEEKERKTEVLNGSILSSVRDACSILHLQKPIKTQTAAGVDGAYKHNASCLPNSAVSGAITNDENEGVPENPSSSNQVENPSCAFTDDHANILQFPLVAPKDVLTRLALPPPKDLDLMLLDNMKPTSTSKVQNGGSLPMFPWSHVSGRDLKSNPDVVKSTPSKSSCQGRWVRIRKSTATLWEATATSYLADFQSLTYNQSLVPLVSQRANPIEKEISPTPSISNTSSDRGVTPFDTGATVSKTSVGSSSMDVAAAETLCNIAAQCRKKKSFQKFSRAIKLTSDEKLEKALFTIPNSRPVGPTNLINGPNDTKSHMQKKVTNTAKGQFHWSSSTSQSSRSSPSKIVKNASMELKHHESSSSSSLKRSITTPPERFPNKPPKLRKLLPMEWKSNRGDKKGNGRY, translated from the exons ATAACTGTAATGTAAATGGTTCAAGACCAGCTTTTTGGAACAAAATGTCAGATGAGGCCATCTACAAGCAAGCTGATCAAGCGTTCCTTAACCAGGATACAAGATCTGTTCCAGAGGCTAAGCAACCACAGCGAAAATCTGGGAAGACAGCTAGAAGTAATGTCATTAGTTCTAGAAGATCACGAGTAGCACATATGGAAGCTTCTATGAATGTAACAGGATCTGTTGATTTTGATGATCTACCAAAAGACTTGGGATCTTATTCTGGAAAATACAACATTGCAG AGAAAAAACTGAAGACGAGTGTATCTGGGAAGCGAAGTGATAAAAGAAACGGTAAACTTTCTAAGAGCAAATGTGATTCTTTTTCTGTAAAGGCTGGCTTGTCAAGTTTCAGTTCAGCTGCTGGTAGTAATAACATACTTG GCGTATACGGTTCAAAACACGATATTTGTGATTTTGGAAAGCAAGTAGATGAGGTATCATTGAATGAGCTCCTTGATGGTAGTTATAAGTGTCGCAATTCCATCGAAGAAAAGGAAAGGAAAACGGAGGTTTTGAATGGAAGTATTTTGTCATCCGTTAGAGATGCTTGTTCAATTCTTCACCTCCAGAAGCCCATTAAAACCCAAACCGCGGCAGGTGTAGACGGTGCTTATAAACATAATGCTTCTTGCTTACCAAACTCTGCCGTTTCTGGAGCTATCACAAATGATGAAAACGAAGGGGTTCCTGAAAATCCTTCTTCTAGTAACCAG GTTGAAAATCCTTCATGCGCTTTTACTGATGACCATGCCAATATTCTTCAATTTCCGTTGGTTGCTCCAAAGGATGTTTTGACCCGTTTAGCTCTTCCGCCCCCAAAGGATCTCGATCTTATGCTTCTTGACAACATGAAGCCTACTTCAACCTCAAAAg TACAAAATGGAGGAAGTTTACCAATGTTTCCTTGGTCACATGTCTCCGGGCGGGATCTCAAATCTAATCCCGATGTGGTGAAGTCTACGCCTAGTAAGAGTAGTTGTCAAGGTAGATGGGTCAGAATAAGGAAGTCAACCGCTACTTTATGGGAAGCGACTGCCACTAGTTATCTTGCGGATTTTCAATCGCTGACTTATAATCAGAGCCTTGTTCCTTTAGTAAGTCAACGGGCCAACCCAATTGAAAAGGAAATATCCCCTACTCCATCTATCAGCAATACGTCTTCTGATCGAGGGGTAACACCTTTTGATACGGGTGCAACAGTTTCTAAAACTTCAG TTGGGAGTTCTTCAATGGATGTGGCTGCTGCTGAAACATTATGCAACATTGCAGCTCAATGCCGAAAAAAGAAATCTTTCCAGAAATTTTCAAGGGCTATCAAGTTAACATCAGACGAAAAACTCGAGAAAGCATTATTCACCATCCCGAATTCAAGACCGGTGGGACCCACTAACCTCATCAATGGTCCCAATGACACGAAATCACATATGCAAAAGAAAGTTACTAATACTGCCAAAGGACAGTTCCATTGGTCATCATCTACATCTCAATCTAGCAGATCATCTCCAAGCAAAATTGTGAAAAATGCATCCATGGAATTAAAACACCATGAAAGTAGTAGTAGCAGTTCGTTAAAGAGATCAATTACAACCCCACCTGAAAGATTCCCAAACAAACCTCCGAAGCTTAGAAAGCTTTTACCAATGGAGTGGAAAAGCAACAGGGGTGACAAAAAAGGTAACGGGAGGTATTAA